In Spirosoma sp. KUDC1026, the sequence AGAGCAGCGCTCGCAGGCGTCATTCACGACACGGAAAGGGGCACTGGCCGGATCTGTCTGCAGAAATTTCACTTTGCTTCGGAGTGTGTCGTTCATCGCAAAACACATCGACACGCTCATGTTCTGTTGCGTTGCCGCCTGAAATGGATGAGCGACGGAGATAATCAGGTATTGTAAACCCGAGTCGGCATACTCAGATAGTTGCGCCCGGCAAAGGGTTTCGTTCTGCCCTTTGTTCTGCTGCAGGAACGATAATTCCTGCAAAATCGTCAAGGCAATCCACCGGCGGCAGAAGTGTTCATCGGCAATGCGACGCGGTCCCTGTTGCCGCGACAGGTGCATTTCTTTTGTGAGCTGAAACGTTGTCTGCCCGGCGGTGTGGTTAAACCGGTAGAAAAATAGCTGATCAATTCCGAAATGACTTGGCAGAATGTTACTGAGCCGATAAAAGAAGCGCTCAGGGGTCGAGCCAAATTCGTGAATCAGGGCCAGAAAGCGGTCGTTGTCCCAACTTTCCTGCGCGAATAGCGCGGAGATCTTTTCGATAAGGGCGTCGCGTCGGATCAGAATGGCACCGGCGAAATAAGAAGCCTTGTAATTATTCAAAATCTGCTCGAACGACTCGGCCTCCACCCACGAATAGGTATAAGGCCGGTTCTTGAGTGCCAGATACTGAAAGCCCACTTCCCGCGCCAGAATAAAAACGCGCTGTTCGGAAGATAAGCCCGCGTTCAGGTACAACGTAGCACTCTCCGGCCGGTATACTGACCGGAGCGACATCAGATCCGGGTTAACGAGCGGGTCGAAATAGTCAATTTTTGTGCCATACTGTGTTTTTAACAGGTTGGCCAGCAACGTTTCATGCACCATTTGCCCCTGTCCGGCAAAGGACGCCAGAAAACGATCTGCGTCGGCTTCCAGCTCCGGGAAATGATTATCATGCATTTCCTGGTAAGAGCGTAACATAGTTTGGTAAAGCCGCTCAACGCTCATATTGTAGCTTAGCGCAATATCCATAAACGTACGGATCATTGCACTGACTTTAGCGGGCGCTTCGGCCAATAATTCAAGGAGATCAGAGGGGTCGATCCCAAATAATTCCAGTGGAATCTCGGTCAGAAACTTCGACCGCAGAAGATCCGAAATTGGCTCCAGCTTTTTGCTCAACTTTAGCGATACCAGCGTATCGTAATCCACATTCATGGCTGTGGCGAGAGCCGAGATTTTATCGGCTTTGGGGTACTTTCGGCCTTTTTCTATTTCGGTGACGTACGAAACGGATAAACCTGCTTTGTTGGCTAATTCGCTGACAGACAATCCTTTGTCAAGGCGAAGCT encodes:
- a CDS encoding helix-turn-helix domain-containing protein; translation: MRQLRLDKGLSVSELANKAGLSVSYVTEIEKGRKYPKADKISALATAMNVDYDTLVSLKLSKKLEPISDLLRSKFLTEIPLELFGIDPSDLLELLAEAPAKVSAMIRTFMDIALSYNMSVERLYQTMLRSYQEMHDNHFPELEADADRFLASFAGQGQMVHETLLANLLKTQYGTKIDYFDPLVNPDLMSLRSVYRPESATLYLNAGLSSEQRVFILAREVGFQYLALKNRPYTYSWVEAESFEQILNNYKASYFAGAILIRRDALIEKISALFAQESWDNDRFLALIHEFGSTPERFFYRLSNILPSHFGIDQLFFYRFNHTAGQTTFQLTKEMHLSRQQGPRRIADEHFCRRWIALTILQELSFLQQNKGQNETLCRAQLSEYADSGLQYLIISVAHPFQAATQQNMSVSMCFAMNDTLRSKVKFLQTDPASAPFRVVNDACERCSLFDCRERVAAPTVLQKKRQFASMKQAMEKFR